In Solanum pennellii chromosome 7, SPENNV200, the following are encoded in one genomic region:
- the LOC107025397 gene encoding VQ motif-containing protein 22-like, with the protein MSETMPNNPTNWMQFYQPQRSPQTTMFSDATIVTTTASSVVSAPDHHQHQHQHVTGPSDGRVSKPIRRRSRASRRTPTTVLNTDTTNFRAMVQQFTGGSVAPSQGGYLGFGPNNQQIMNPNTYNIQFQAQSVPQNPLSYMFSTLGSSTTRPSPSIQSRAGNFLHRLNDNTSSPSNENKSENNFTF; encoded by the coding sequence ATGAGTGAAACCATGCCAAATAACCCCACAAATTGGATGCAATTTTATCAACCTCAAAGATCTCCACAAACCACTATGTTCTCCGATGCCACAATTGTCACCACCACAGCCTCTTCCGTAGTTAGTGCTCCAGATCaccaccaacaccaacaccaacacgtTACCGGGCCATCTGACGGGCGTGTTTCCAAGCCCATCAGACGACGATCAAGGGCTTCCAGGCGTACTCCAACCACCGTATTAAACACGGATACAACTAATTTCCGTGCCATGGTTCAACAGTTCACTGGTGGATCTGTTGCACCATCACAAGGGGGCTACTTGGGCTTTGGGCCCAACAATCAGCAAATTATGAATCCCAATACCTACAATATCCAATTTCAAGCGCAGTCAGTGCCACAAAATCCATTGTCTTACATGTTCAGTACATTGGGTAGTTCTACTACTCGACCATCTCCATCTATTCAGAGTCGTGCCGGTAATTTTCTCCATAGACTCAACGACAATACTTCTTCTCCTTCTAATGAGAACAAATCGGAAAATAATTTCACcttctaa